In a single window of the Mustelus asterias chromosome 3, sMusAst1.hap1.1, whole genome shotgun sequence genome:
- the LOC144491877 gene encoding stabilin-1-like, with amino-acid sequence MDYRKKKSSKLVNGRHILKWDIVASNGIIHVIEGPLTTPHLVKASAKSSSGVLGAALFLGLGCLIAAIVGLSFCLRRRNEVFQFQYFKANDDDAMGLRPEDNPALVSVPNPVYGAYGTVTDNTTEPFEDNEEYVYYSDTQNILQD; translated from the exons ATGGATTATCGAAAAAAGAAA AGCTCAAAGCTTGTGAATGGTAGGCATATTCTGAAGTGGGATATAGTTGCCAGTAATGGAATTATCCATGTCATAGAGGGACCCTTAACAACTCCTCATCTG GTTAAAGCTTCTGCAAAGTCATCCTCTGGTGTCCTTGGTGCAGCATTGTTTCTAGGATTGGGATGTTTGATTGCTGCCATAGTTGGGCTGAGTTTTTGTCTCCGACGCAGGAATGAGGTTTTCCAATTTCAATACTTCAAG GCCAATGACGATGATGCTATGGGCCTCAGGCCAGAGGACAATCCCGCTTTGGTTTCTGTGCCAAATCCAGTATATGGCGCTTATGGTACAGTTACAGATAACACCACTGAGCCATTTGAG GACAATGAAGAATACGTATACTATTCAGACACGCAGAACATTCTACAAGACTGA